TTCATCGCTAACATTGAATTCACCGGCTTGAGCAGGATTGTTCTTGTAAGCTAACAAAACAACTCTCAAACCATCTTTGTTCAAATCTTCAATGTGCTTTAAAACTTTTTCTTTGTAATCATCAGTTAAATCGTTGATGTGACTGCCAACTTGCACACGATTGCAGCAAGCAAGCATTTCTTCGGCAGCACCCTTAGTTACCAGGATACGACCATCGCCGTGGCGCTTGACCACGACACTCATGCGACGGCGCTTGAAGTCGAATGGAATTTCATCAACCTTAGTGTAGTCGTGTTTAATTTCATTAACATCTAGCTCATCGCTAGCGGCATCGATGATGGCTTGGTCCATCAAATCGTGCATCCCCGTTTGGAAGTACGAGTTCAAGTAAGCCAAGCGCAAAACCTGTGGATTTTCCTTCATATCCAAGTTGTAGTGCCGTTCCAATACAACCTTGTTTTGGGTTAAAGTACCGGTTTTATCAGTACAAAGCACGTCGGCGGCACCGAAGTTTTGGATGGAGTTCATCTTTTTAACGATGGTGCCGTGCTTGGACATTTCTAGCGAACCCTTAACCAAATTACTAGTAACAATAACTGGCAACATTTCTGGAGTAAGTCCAACGGCTGTGGCAATCGAAAACAGCAAAGCGTTGAGCCAGTTACCTTTAGTTAAACCGTTGATGACCAAAACTAAAGGTGCAATGATCGCGGTCATTGTTAACAATAATTTAGAAATATTCTTGATACCAACATCGAAGTTAGTTTCCTTAACGTCGTTGTTTGAAATATCCTTAGCCAAACGACCAAAGACAGTTTGTTCACCGGTGGCCAAAACAACGCCAACACCTGAACCTGACACAATAGTTGTTCCTTGATAGATTACATCAGGATAGTCCAAATATTGATCCATGTCTTTTTGATCGGGCTTCTTAGTCGCAATCTTTTCCACAGGCGTTGATTCACCGTTCAAAGAACTTGATGAACAGAACAAGTCTTTAGTTTTGAGCAATCTAATATCTGCTGGCACCATGTCCCCAGCGTGGATATTAATAATATCGCCGACAACTACTTGCTTGGTAGAAATTTCTTCGTCCTTTTGATTGCGACGAATATTGGTAGTTACAGACACCATGTTTAAGAGGTCTTCAACTGCGTCATTAGTTTTCACATTCTGGATAAAGGATGTTAATCCAGAAATGATGATCATCGTAATCATAATGATCACAGTACTCAGGTCCTTTTGATCTGCCGGCACGAAGACGTAGTCGGTAAACAGCGACACCGTTGCTAGCAGCAACAGGACCATTGTGAAAGGAGTGAAGAATGATTCAATGAAGAAATGCAATTTCGTGTTGTGCTTCTTGGTCGCAACTTCGTTAAGACCATTCTTCTCTAAACGCTCTTTAGCTTCCGCCGAAGACAGACCGTCTAGCGAACTATGTAGCGTCTTTAACGCTTCTTCGGGAGTTTGCCTAGCGATCTGCTTAACAAACTCTGTATCGGCTGTCTTCTTATTCATCAACAACTTGTTTTTTGCCATGTTAATCCCACTTTCTGATTAAACATGCAAACAAACTAAAAAGGAGCTAATACCAATTAGTATTAACTCCTTATCTAAGCGATGTTTCCTCGTCGTTCAGTTTTGACACTACGTGACGTAAGCACAGGCTAGCTATCTGGATCTCGCCTTATCTCGACAAGAACTATTTTACTCGTTGGCATCTCTGGATGTTTCCGGGCGATAGCTTGTGTTCACGTAGGAGCCTCACCTAACAGTTTATTTGCTTTTTCAATTTTCATGTTTA
This is a stretch of genomic DNA from Lactobacillus crispatus. It encodes these proteins:
- the mgtA gene encoding magnesium-translocating P-type ATPase; amino-acid sequence: MAKNKLLMNKKTADTEFVKQIARQTPEEALKTLHSSLDGLSSAEAKERLEKNGLNEVATKKHNTKLHFFIESFFTPFTMVLLLLATVSLFTDYVFVPADQKDLSTVIIMITMIIISGLTSFIQNVKTNDAVEDLLNMVSVTTNIRRNQKDEEISTKQVVVGDIINIHAGDMVPADIRLLKTKDLFCSSSSLNGESTPVEKIATKKPDQKDMDQYLDYPDVIYQGTTIVSGSGVGVVLATGEQTVFGRLAKDISNNDVKETNFDVGIKNISKLLLTMTAIIAPLVLVINGLTKGNWLNALLFSIATAVGLTPEMLPVIVTSNLVKGSLEMSKHGTIVKKMNSIQNFGAADVLCTDKTGTLTQNKVVLERHYNLDMKENPQVLRLAYLNSYFQTGMHDLMDQAIIDAASDELDVNEIKHDYTKVDEIPFDFKRRRMSVVVKRHGDGRILVTKGAAEEMLACCNRVQVGSHINDLTDDYKEKVLKHIEDLNKDGLRVVLLAYKNNPAQAGEFNVSDEKDLILTGFLAFLDPPKDDVKDVLKKLKQDGITVKILTGDNAAVTKSVASRVGLNTKYIYSEKDFAGKSDDEVKKMVEECSLFVKLSPESKARIIQILKENGHTVAYMGDGINDTPAMKKADVAISVDTAVDIAKKSADIILLHKSLLILEHGVRIGRQIFANTMKYIKITLSSNFGNILSILVASSFLPFLPMLPMQLLILDLIYGTSCLSLPFDRVGEKYLEVPRKWETKKLPKFMFFFGPTSSIFDVITFALLYFWICPSTVGTSYVAATPGQKAVFMAIFWSGWFIESLWTQEMVIQALRDPAVPFIQQHSSPVVMLATIGAGLIGTAMPYIPSLAKVMKFGPIPEYYVLVVLVLLTLYIALTTVIKHWYMKKEKFLI